The DNA region GTTGTATCCATTTGGTAACCTAATAATGTTTTTTCAACTGAAGGCATTTGACGCACATCCACGTCGTATTCAATACCCCAGTCTAAGATTTGTTCAATCTTTTCACTTGGTAGGGTTGGTGCCGTAATAATGATGTTTTGTAAATGGTATTGTTCAATAATACTTGGAATATCTTTAATGCAACCTAAGATGCTCAAGTTATCCATTTTCTTATGTAGTAACTCTTTATCATCATCTACAAAACCGACGAATCGGTATGCACCATCATTTTTAAACTGTTTAAGGAAGGTATTTCCGCCTCGACCTGCACCTACAAGTAAAGTTGGTTCAAAGACCCTTTCACCATTTGGTATGTTTTCTCTACGGTCCATTGTTAAGCGCCATGAGGCACGCGATACAAATGTTAAACCAATGGCAAATACTGTTAATAAGAAGACAAATCGAATAGAAAAACTTCTATAAATAATTGCTGCTGACGCTAGGGTTAAAATAGACGCAATACAATGGGTAATCAGTAAATCTGATGCCCCTTTAAAACTCATATAGCGAATAATCAAGTTGTAGTTTTTTGTCCATAAACTAGCTAGTATATAAGTAATGAAATAGATAATTGACAAACTCAACGTCATTGATACGGTTAAACCTACATAAATTTCAAGTAATAGATATGCGGCAAAACCAGCGACTAATATCGATACAAAATCAGCAATCGCTAGTATCGAATATTTTTGGTATTTAGAAAAATTCATTTACGCGTTACGCTCCCAACTTGTTCTTTTCTTTTTTTGATACGTATTTATAACAAACTACAAACCCAATAAACTAAAACAAACCAAAAAATTTCTTCTTACGTTTCGGTTGGTCTAAAACAAAATTGGTGATCATTGGCTCCCCATTCACTAAACTTTTCGCATTGGCTTTAAAATCAAACACGATACTAGTTCCATACTCAGCCTGCATTTTGTTGAAGGCTGCCTCCATATTAAAGCCCCTAGGTCCATGTGGACGGTGGGCATCTGAAGCGAGCATATGGACAAGATTTTCTTCAATCAGCAAACGACTCGTTTCTTCAACACCAGAACCAAACTCCCCTAAATATGAAGCTGCTGTTAACTGTGCGTAACAACCCATCTCCACAAAACGTTTTAATATTTCTGGTTTTTCAATAATCTTTTGATTACGTTCCGGATGAACGATGATTGGGCGAATATTTCGTGACAATAAATCAAAGAATACTTGTTCCGCATAATGCGGTACTTCATGACTTGGAAATTCAATTAAAATGTAATGGCCATCTAAATCTGTAAATAAAATTTCACCTTGGTCAATGTGGTCTAACAACTCACCGTGGAGTCTGATTTCTTGACCAGGGAATACCACTAAATCAATACCTCTGCGGTCAAGTTCAACTTGTAGTTGCCCAACAGCTTCTTCAACCTTGCTGCGTTCATTAACGAATTCTGAATTACGGTGGTGAGGTGTGGCTAAGATATGGGTAATCCCTTCTTGAACAGCAACATTCGCCATCTCTATTGACATTTCAATATCTTTAGCACCATCGTCCACTCCAGGTAATATATGATTATGGATATCAATCATTACATTCCCTCCTTTTCATATATTGAATAAAGTATTGTGATTACTATATACACAAAAAAAGATCCCGGATACATGAATCTTTTTGTAAGTAGGGCATTTTCATTTCTACAATATACTATATATAAACAATTTATATGTAAGAAATTGGTAAAGTCACCTTACAATTTCACAACAATCATTCATTTCTAACTACTATATACTCTACCGCTTTTCAACCAATTTTAAAACATCATTTTCATCATAAACTAATTTAATATCCATCAAAGTAGATGACCCAATCAATTCTTTGAGGAAAATACGGTCGCCTTCCCAAAGGGTTAGGTCAAAAATCTTATCCTTGTCTACCCAAGCTAGGTCCCCTTCTCTGGTTTGTCCGACCTCATTATTTTCTAATTGACCCGTATATAAGAAAATATACATAGGTTCTTGGTCAGCATAGATAAAAGTGACTATTCCTCGAAAAACGGCTGATTTCAAGTTTTGGCTAGCCTCTTCTTTGACTTCTCTTTCCAAACATTCCATAGGTGATTCACCATGTTCAAATTTGCCGCCGATACCAATCCATTTCCCGTGGTTGACGTCGTTGGCTTTTTTCGTCCGGTGGAGCATCAAGTATTGGTCTAAGTCATTTTCCAAGTAAATAAGTGTTGATAACATAAAGCCTCCGCTTAGTCTAAGTCAGCATCTACTAGTATCCCCATCCCCAATGCACCCTTACCGCCGTGAACCCCTAAAACGGGTGTTAAATAACGGATAATGATGTCTTCATTTGGATAGTTTTCTAGGAAAAAGTCTCTGAATTCAATGGCCTTATCATAGGCATCACCGTGGGCAAAGCCTAAATGCAGACGGTCACCAAATTGGTTGCGGGCTTCTTCATAGATATGCAACCAAGATTTTTTAATCTTTCCTTCAGTACGGATTTTCTCAAAAACGTCTACTGTCCCGTCATCTTCAAATCGTAGGATCGGATAGATTTTTAATACAGACCCTATAAAAGCTGAGGCTGCTTTGGCCCGGCCACCTTTGACCAAGTTGTTTAAATCTTCGATAAAGACATAAATTTCTGAATCTTGAATCATTTGGTTCATGGCTGGAATAATTTGTTCAGCTTTATAGCCTGATTCAATCAGCCGAATCAATTCTTTCACTTCGTGGGCAATGATAATGGATACAGCCTTGGTATCGATCAAGTGGACATTGATTCGATCTTGATATTCTTGCATGACCATACGGGCTGTTTGGAAGGTCCCACTCAGTTTACTAGACATAAAGACCCCATAAACCTCGTCGTAACCCTTGGCTACTAGTTGATCCATAATTCGGTAATAGTCCGCTGGTTCGGGTTGAGATGAGGTTGGCAATTCGTCTACACTCACCATTTTATGGTAGAAGTGTTTCAAACTCATTTCGTTGGTGGTATCATCCATCACTTCGCCATCTTTAAAAGTAATCTTTAAAGTTACCTCGTACACATCGGGATGGTTTTTTAATTCGTCAGGCAAACTAGATGTACTATCTACAATGATTGCTGAGCGCATAATATTCTCCTCCTTGTAACACTTGGTGCACTGTGTTTATTCAAGGTACATTATAGCAAAAAAAATGCGATAAATCGTATTTTTCTCGAATATTACAATTCGGCATCTACCAATAAAAAGATCCCAATCGAACCGTTCCCTACATGGGTCCCTACAACCGGCGTTAATGCAGAGACAGTTACTTGTGACATATCCATATCATCTGACATATTGGCAACAAGTTCTAAAGCGCGTTCTGAAGCGTTTGAGTGGGCTACAGACACATGTAAACGTTCGCCATACTTAGCGTGGGCAGTCTCGTAAATCCCTTTGAATTTTTCTTTCATTTTACGGTCAGTACGTATTTTATCAATCACTTCTAGCGCACCCGTTTGGTCAATTTTAATTAAAGGTGTAATTTTTAATAGGTTACCAAAGAAGGCACCGGCAGCTGATAAACGGCCTCCTTTTACTAGGTTGTCCAATGAACCCACCAAGATATAAGTTTCACTTTCGTTAGCTACTTGTTCTAAGGCGGGTACAACAGTTGCTGCAGTATGACCTGCTGTTAATAATCGTAAACACTCACCTACCAAATGTTGCGACACAGCTGATGTCGACTTAGCATCAATAATATGGGTGGTAACTTGATCGGTAAACTCTCTTGATACCGCTTCTAATGAAGACAGAGTGCCACTTAATTGACTAGCAATCACAATGCCATAAACTTCATCATAGCCAGCTTTGATAATTTCTTCATATAGGTCATAAATTTGTCCGTTTGTAGGCTGTGACGTTGTTGGTAATACTGTCATATTTTCTAATTCATTATAATAGTCGGAGATCACTCGAGGGTCACTAGAATCTTCGCGCACTTCTCCATCAGGAAAAATAACACTCAATTTAATCTGAAATACATTCTCTAGACTGCTTAGGTCTTCTGGTAAAGTTGCTGTTGAGTCAACAATAATTGCTGTTTTCATATTTATGGGTCTCCTTAAAAAATACATCATTGTACTAAAAATGGTGTCGACATAGTTTAACATGACCAAGAGACAAAAAAAAGAGTAAGTTTTAACACTACTCCTTTTCCTAGTTACCATAACTAGATAATGCATAAAGTTTCATTAGCCATTGCGATGCGCTTCAAGTTCAGCAACCTAATTTAATACACGTTTACGATTTGAATGAGTAAACAAGCAATACAACAATACACATAGAATGAAAGAAATACTATGTACTCGACTCCCTAATATATAAATCCATTCTTTTATGTCTGACTCTTGTTACACTAGCGCATCTGAAAGGTAACCTACCATAGCTGAAGCTTGCCCCGTAATAAATCTAGCTTATCCTGCTTTACGTGCAAATGAATAAAGAGAATATACAGCACCATCTTGACGATTATGTGTTGTCACTTCACTATCATTTACAACCTCTAGAATTGCCGTCCAGATAACTGAATTGAACACAGTAGATCCAAGATAACCCATACCTGTTATAACAGTATATATTATCAGTACCGATGAAGTACAAGGTTGAAGATATGAGACCAATAAAATTCATAATAAATGAGGCTAATTCTCTCTTACCAAAACGGCTGGCTGGATTTTTGTAACGACGCAGCTTCCTTATCCATCTTCACACGTTCAGTAGTATTTTTATTCCAGACGATAGGCATTTTAAATATACTGTTATCGTTGCACTAGAAAAAAATATACGTTTATTATATTTGTTGGCATACGTAACAGTTAATATATGCGATATAAAATAATCTCTATCAATTTTATAAACGATAGTTGTATTTTGCAAACAAAAAACACCTCACTTCAAATCAAGAAGTAGAGGTGTTATCCGTTCGTTTAACCAGCTATTTTTTCTTTTTCAGTAAGAATAATACCAATAACGAGTCCAATCAGAGCTGGGACTAGCCAGCCAAATCCGTAGGCATAGAATGGTAAGACTGCTTCGGCGAAATGACCAATAGCTTCTCCACCGATTGCATCAAAGATGCCTTCGGGTAAAGTTTTAATGAAATCGAATAAGGCTGCAAACATTGTAAAAATAGTAACCCAGCGATATACATGTTTACTGGTATAAATAGGTTCACATAAAGCGATAATAACTAGTGAAATTGCTAATGGATACAAGAACATTAATACCGGCGTGGATAAGCCAATAATCGTTGTTAATCCTACGTTTGAAACAAGGAAAGATAAGACCGCAAATAAAATAGTCCAATTGGTCAATGATAATTTATTCGGGAAAAGTTCTTCAAAAGTTTCTGCACAAGCTACAATTAATCCGATTGCTGTCTTTAAACATGCGAAGACCATAACTATAGCTAAGATGACTGAGCCAGCAGTTCCAAAGTAGTGTTGGGTGATCAATGAAAGCGCGACGCCCCCATTTTCCTGAACATCAATAAAGCCACGACTTTGTGTACCTAAAATAGCTAAGCTGAAATAAATCAAACCCATTAATATAGCAGTTAACAAACCGGATTTTACTGTTGAATTGGCCAAGTTTTTAGGTTCATTCACGCCTAATTTACGGATTGAGCGAATAATAATGATACCAAAAGCCAATGCTGCTAAGACGTCCATCGTATTATAACCTTCCAAAAACCCTTGGAAAAAGGCTTGATTTGAATAGCTAGCAATTGATTCAACTTCAGTTACGCTTATTTCCGGCATTGTAAATGCACGAATAAAAATAATTGCTAAGAAAATAAGAAACACAGGATTTAAGAACTTACCAATATAATCCATAATGTTTGATGGCCGAAGTGATAATGCCAAGGCTACCCCGAAAAATAAGGCTGAATAAATCAATAAAGCGACAGGTGACTCAGCGAAACTTGTTGTCGCAAAACCCACTTCAAAAGATACAGATGCCGTCCTTGGACTAGCGAAGAATGGGCCTATAGTTAAATACAGTGCTACCGTAAAAAAGTATGCATATTTTCTAGAAATCTTACTAGCTAAATGAAAGACACCTTCTGAGTGTGTCATCCCCATAGCAGCTACTGCTAATAAAGGTAGCCCAGTTGCAGTAATAATAAATCCTAGACTTGCTTGCCAAACATGGTTACCAGCCATTTGTCCCATTAAAACAGGGAAAATAATATTACCAGCACCAAAAAATAAGCCAAACAACGTGGAAGCTACGACAATGAGCTCGCGCAT from Aerococcus urinaeequi includes:
- a CDS encoding tyrosine-protein phosphatase — translated: MIDIHNHILPGVDDGAKDIEMSIEMANVAVQEGITHILATPHHRNSEFVNERSKVEEAVGQLQVELDRRGIDLVVFPGQEIRLHGELLDHIDQGEILFTDLDGHYILIEFPSHEVPHYAEQVFFDLLSRNIRPIIVHPERNQKIIEKPEILKRFVEMGCYAQLTAASYLGEFGSGVEETSRLLIEENLVHMLASDAHRPHGPRGFNMEAAFNKMQAEYGTSIVFDFKANAKSLVNGEPMITNFVLDQPKRKKKFFGLF
- a CDS encoding NUDIX hydrolase — translated: MLSTLIYLENDLDQYLMLHRTKKANDVNHGKWIGIGGKFEHGESPMECLEREVKEEASQNLKSAVFRGIVTFIYADQEPMYIFLYTGQLENNEVGQTREGDLAWVDKDKIFDLTLWEGDRIFLKELIGSSTLMDIKLVYDENDVLKLVEKR
- a CDS encoding DegV family protein, yielding MRSAIIVDSTSSLPDELKNHPDVYEVTLKITFKDGEVMDDTTNEMSLKHFYHKMVSVDELPTSSQPEPADYYRIMDQLVAKGYDEVYGVFMSSKLSGTFQTARMVMQEYQDRINVHLIDTKAVSIIIAHEVKELIRLIESGYKAEQIIPAMNQMIQDSEIYVFIEDLNNLVKGGRAKAASAFIGSVLKIYPILRFEDDGTVDVFEKIRTEGKIKKSWLHIYEEARNQFGDRLHLGFAHGDAYDKAIEFRDFFLENYPNEDIIIRYLTPVLGVHGGKGALGMGILVDADLD
- a CDS encoding DegV family protein — its product is MKTAIIVDSTATLPEDLSSLENVFQIKLSVIFPDGEVREDSSDPRVISDYYNELENMTVLPTTSQPTNGQIYDLYEEIIKAGYDEVYGIVIASQLSGTLSSLEAVSREFTDQVTTHIIDAKSTSAVSQHLVGECLRLLTAGHTAATVVPALEQVANESETYILVGSLDNLVKGGRLSAAGAFFGNLLKITPLIKIDQTGALEVIDKIRTDRKMKEKFKGIYETAHAKYGERLHVSVAHSNASERALELVANMSDDMDMSQVTVSALTPVVGTHVGNGSIGIFLLVDAEL
- the brnQ gene encoding branched-chain amino acid transport system II carrier protein, with the translated sequence MKPNLNKQLTMRELIVVASTLFGLFFGAGNIIFPVLMGQMAGNHVWQASLGFIITATGLPLLAVAAMGMTHSEGVFHLASKISRKYAYFFTVALYLTIGPFFASPRTASVSFEVGFATTSFAESPVALLIYSALFFGVALALSLRPSNIMDYIGKFLNPVFLIFLAIIFIRAFTMPEISVTEVESIASYSNQAFFQGFLEGYNTMDVLAALAFGIIIIRSIRKLGVNEPKNLANSTVKSGLLTAILMGLIYFSLAILGTQSRGFIDVQENGGVALSLITQHYFGTAGSVILAIVMVFACLKTAIGLIVACAETFEELFPNKLSLTNWTILFAVLSFLVSNVGLTTIIGLSTPVLMFLYPLAISLVIIALCEPIYTSKHVYRWVTIFTMFAALFDFIKTLPEGIFDAIGGEAIGHFAEAVLPFYAYGFGWLVPALIGLVIGIILTEKEKIAG